TTGGTTCTCCGGTGAAGAAGGGAGATACATTATGTATTATTGAAGCAATGAAGGTAATGAATGAGATAAAGTCCGATTATGATGGAACTATTAAAGAAATTTTAATTGAGAATGCTAAACCAGTGGAATACGGACAGGTTCTTTTTGTCATCCAACTTTCTTCCCCTAATGTATCTTCTGAGGATAAAAATAAATAACAATGTTTAAAAAGGTATTTGTGGCTAACAGGGGAGAGATTGCTTTAAGAGTAATCAGGAGTTGTAAAGAGCTTGGATTATCTTCAGTTATTGGTTTTTCGGAAGCAGATAGAAGTTCACTTCCTGTTCAACTTGCTGATGAGAAGATATGTTTAGGACCAGCACCTGCTTCAGAAAGTTATTTAAATATCCCCTCTATCATAGGTGCCATTGAGATTACAAAATCACAGGCAGTACATCCAGGATATGGTTTTCTGTCAGAAAATATCCAGTTTGTTGAGATATGCGAGGCATCAGGTATTACATTTATTGGTCCCACTTCAAGGAATATCCAGTTAATGGGAGATAAAGCACTCGCAAGGAAGACAGCGAAAAGTTGTAAAGTTCCTGTAATACCAGGATATGAAGAGAGTGTATTGAAAGAAGCACTCGCTCATGCGAGGAAAATAGGTTTTCCTGTGATTATAAAAGCAAGTGCTGGTGGTGGTGGCAGAGGTATGAGAAGGGTTAATAATGCGGAAGAGTTTATTAAGAATTGGACTACCTGTCAGGAAGAGGCAAAAGCGGCATTTGGAGAAGGGGCTTTATATGTAGAAAAGTTTCTTGAGAGACCGAGACATATAGAAATCCAGTTGATTGGTGACAGAAGAGGAAACATAGTTGTCTTTCCAGAGAGGGATTGCTCTATACAGAGAAGGCATCAGAAACTTATAGAGGAGAGTCCTTCTCCCTTTGTAGATGAAAAACTCAGAAGACACCTGTATAAATATGCATATAGATTGGCAAAAAATATAGGATACCAGAGTACAGGTACAATAGAGTTTTTAGTTGATTCTCATAGTAATCCTTATTTTATTGAGATGAATACGAGAATTCAGGTAGAACATCCTGTAACAGAGATTGTTTCAGGCATAGACCTTGTGAAACATCAGATTCTTGTTGCTCGCGGAGATAAACTGCCATTTTCCCAGAAGGATATTGCTATAAAAGGGCATGCGATTGAGTGTAGAATTAATGCTGAAGACCCCTTAAATAATTTTATGCCTTCTCCCGGTAAAATAACAAAACTTATACTTCCGGGTGGTCCAGGGATAAGGGTGGATACACATATATATGAGGGATATACAGTACCACCCTATTATGACAGTTTAATACTGAAACTCATTGCCTATGGAATGAACAGAGCAGAAGCGATTGAACGGATGCAGAGGGCATTAGAAGAGATACAAATAGAAGGGATTAAGACAACAGTACCACTTTATAAAAAGATATTTGAACATCCTGTGTTTTTAAGTGGAAGATATACTACAAAGTGGTTAGAAAGTTTTCTTGCCTCTGAGACAGAACAGTTAAAAAAAGAGGAGGCATAATGGAGGAAAAATACGGAAAGGTAAAGGTGGATAATGAAGTTCTCGCTTCAATTGCAGCAATAGCAGCAAGAAAGGTCCCAGGGGTACACAGAATTTTTACGAGTATTATGGGTGGTATAGTCCAGTGGATAAAAAGGACATCTGATGTTGGTATAAAGGTTGTGATAGGAGAAGATGAGGTAAATTTTGAACTCAGGGTTGTTGTGGATTATGGTGTAAACATACCTGAGGTTACATACCAGATACAGAAGGCAATAAAGGAAGAGGTAGAAAGAATATCAGGCCTTAAAGTTGGCAACGTTGATGTTATAGTCCACGGTGTCCATTTCTCAAAGCAAGAAAGCAAGGAGGAAGAACAAAAATGATAGACCTTCATACACACTCTCTTTTAAGTGATGGAGACCTCCTACCCTCAGAACTTGCACGTAGGGCAGAAGAAAAGGGGTATAAAATACTCGGTATAACAGACCATATTGATTTTTCAAACTATGAAAATGTTATTACTTCTCTTATAAAAGTTGCTGATTCCATAAATACAAGTATGAAGATAAAGGTTATTCCGGGTGTAGAAATAACACATGTACATCCTTCCAGAATACCGGAGCTTGTGCACCTTGCAAGAGATGCAGGAGCAAAACTTATAGTAGTTCACGGTGAGACAGTGGTGGAACCGGTACTGGAAGGAACAAATCGCGCAGCAATTGAGTCAGGTGTAGATATACTCGCACACCCTGGAGTTCTTAAAGAAGAAGATGCTGAATTTGCTGCAGAAAGAAGGATAGTACTTGAAATTTCTGCAAGATATGGACACAGTTTTTCCAATGGACATATCGCCCGGTTATGGTATAAATATGGGTTCCCTATTGTACTTAACACAGACACACACTCACCTGAAAATCTTATAGATGATGCACTTGCCAGGATACTGCTTATCTCTGCAGGTATAAAAGAGGAGGATGTGGAAAAAGTTTTTAATAATAGTTTGGCTATTACTGAAAGGTTATTGATAAGATGAAAGATAAACTTGTACTGGTTCTGGTAGGAGATGAAGATAGAAGAGAGGTAAAGAACGTCCTAAAAAAATGTGGATGGTGTGAGTTCAGAATAGATGAGTTTCTTACAAAGTATTCAGAGGATGCTCTGGAAGAATGGATTTCTCTGAAAACATCAGCAAAAAAGATAGGAACTGTAAGGTGGTATAAGGAGTATCAAAACTATCGGATGAAAATAACCGAACAAAAGCGGATTGAAATATATAAAAAAATATTGAATTATGTTGACTGTGTGGATATAGAGATAAAAAGCAGTATAGTCAAAGAGGTTATAAAAGAAGCAAGAGACAGAGACAAAAAGGTTATTGTCTCATATCACAATTTTTTAAAGACACCGGTTTATAACAAACTGGAAAATATATATGCGGAAGGTAGGAAATTAAAACCGGATATTATAAAAATAGCCA
This DNA window, taken from bacterium, encodes the following:
- the accC gene encoding acetyl-CoA carboxylase biotin carboxylase subunit, which produces MFKKVFVANRGEIALRVIRSCKELGLSSVIGFSEADRSSLPVQLADEKICLGPAPASESYLNIPSIIGAIEITKSQAVHPGYGFLSENIQFVEICEASGITFIGPTSRNIQLMGDKALARKTAKSCKVPVIPGYEESVLKEALAHARKIGFPVIIKASAGGGGRGMRRVNNAEEFIKNWTTCQEEAKAAFGEGALYVEKFLERPRHIEIQLIGDRRGNIVVFPERDCSIQRRHQKLIEESPSPFVDEKLRRHLYKYAYRLAKNIGYQSTGTIEFLVDSHSNPYFIEMNTRIQVEHPVTEIVSGIDLVKHQILVARGDKLPFSQKDIAIKGHAIECRINAEDPLNNFMPSPGKITKLILPGGPGIRVDTHIYEGYTVPPYYDSLILKLIAYGMNRAEAIERMQRALEEIQIEGIKTTVPLYKKIFEHPVFLSGRYTTKWLESFLASETEQLKKEEA
- a CDS encoding Asp23/Gls24 family envelope stress response protein encodes the protein MEEKYGKVKVDNEVLASIAAIAARKVPGVHRIFTSIMGGIVQWIKRTSDVGIKVVIGEDEVNFELRVVVDYGVNIPEVTYQIQKAIKEEVERISGLKVGNVDVIVHGVHFSKQESKEEEQK
- a CDS encoding histidinol phosphate phosphatase domain-containing protein, whose product is MIDLHTHSLLSDGDLLPSELARRAEEKGYKILGITDHIDFSNYENVITSLIKVADSINTSMKIKVIPGVEITHVHPSRIPELVHLARDAGAKLIVVHGETVVEPVLEGTNRAAIESGVDILAHPGVLKEEDAEFAAERRIVLEISARYGHSFSNGHIARLWYKYGFPIVLNTDTHSPENLIDDALARILLISAGIKEEDVEKVFNNSLAITERLLIR
- a CDS encoding type I 3-dehydroquinate dehydratase; amino-acid sequence: MKDKLVLVLVGDEDRREVKNVLKKCGWCEFRIDEFLTKYSEDALEEWISLKTSAKKIGTVRWYKEYQNYRMKITEQKRIEIYKKILNYVDCVDIEIKSSIVKEVIKEARDRDKKVIVSYHNFLKTPVYNKLENIYAEGRKLKPDIIKIATKVNGSDELFDLLSFTHKYSKKFPLVIMPMGVSFIERLIPLYLGSLFTYISFTAKTAPGQISYKEIFDLKI